Below is a window of Paenibacillus bovis DNA.
GTTATTTGCGTATTGCGGATGCAGATGGTTACCGTGAAAAACATGGATTTTTCGAAGAACTTGTAGAACGTATTCCATGGTCACAAAAGCCTGATGTAGATGCATTATATAGTTATTACAAGGAACATTATATGAAAGAAGCTTCCTTGATGAAATATGCAATTGAAGCAATCGAATCCTGCCGTGCTCGGGGATACAAGCTTGGAATGCTGACTAATGGGCTGTACGAGATCCAGTATGGCAAAGTGCTGCATCTGAGGTTGGAGTCTTATTTTGACGTTATCCTGACATCCGGAGAAGTCGGTATCAAAAAGCCGGAGCGCCGCATCTATGAAATCATGCTGGAACGACTGGGAACGAGCGGCGAAGAGACTGTATTCGTCGGTGATCATCCGGTGAATGATATCTGGGGAGCTGCCCAGGTAGGCATGCGAGGCATTTTCCTGAGACGCAGCTTTGATTGGGACCAGGCACTGGGGATGAAGCCGTGGAGAACGATTGATGAGCTGAATCAGCTTGAAAGAATATGGGAAGAAGTATAGTTTGAAAAATACAGTGTGTAGAAAATAGTATCCATCTGCACTACATCAAGCTTTCTTCGTACTTATTACTTATCGTTTACAGAAATTCATTTATAAAGAAAGAGAATGATGATTATTCAATCGCAGAGCGATCCAGCATTCTGAATACATCCAAGCGATTGAAGATCCATTCTGCTATTGCAGTGACAGCAAAAAATAAATCAGGCCCAATAACCTGCTATTAAAAAGTGATGGGAATTCCGATATATATAACAGCTACATAATTATGAAGGCAAAAAGGAGAAGAGAAATATGGGGATTTTTGATGGTTGGCTTGGTAATGCATCGACAGTGAATTTGAGTGAGGCGCAGCAGGAATATGCTTCGATCATGGCACCGGGAGAGCAAGTTGAGCGGGCATACAAACTCGTGCGCGATATGTTTATTTTCACCAACAAACGGTTGATTCTGGTAGACAAGCAAGGGATTACAGGCAAAAAGACGGAATACCATTCTATCCCGTACAAGAGTATTTCCCATTATTCGGTGGAGACGGCTGGTCATTTCGATCTGGACGCCGAGCTGTGTATTTATATTTCCAGCAGCACTGTACCAATCAAGAAAACATTTAACAAGAGCGTAAATATCTATGAAGTTCAAAGTGTATTGTCCTATTATATTCTGGGGTAACCGTATATACAGGCTGTTTGTGATTCCTTGATAGGAGCAGTAACGGCATATTATTTACAAAGCGTCCCGATTCTCTGCATTCAAGAGGATCCGGACGCTTTATTTTTAAAATATAGCAGGCTGTATCTGTATTCATTTTTCCTCGGTTTGGCCGGTCAATTCCAAAGCATTGTACAGCATTACAGCTGCTTCTGCGCGTGTAATGGGGTCATTGGGCCGGAAGTTATTTTTTTCATCCAGCGAAGCAATCCCGCTATCGATAACCTGCTCCAGAATCTGTTGTTCGGCAGAAGAAAGATGGTTCGCATCATGGATAGTTATCGATTGACCCTGTAGAGCACCGGTACTGCCTCCCGATTCATGAATATCCGGATCTACCTGCTCCACACCCTGCCAGAGTAAAGTGGCAAACTGGCCGCGTGTCATGGTGGAAGAGGCATCCACGTCTGACTCTAGCTGCAGCCCATTCAGATGAGCAATTATCATATCTGTGCTATACCAGGCTTGATCATCTACAGAAGTGTAGTAATCGCTGGCTTTGGGCGCTTTGATAAAACGCATATTATCGATATTAAGATTCAGTCCCTTGACCAGTGCTGCCACGCCCTGCGCAGTTGTCAAAGCAGCATCCGGCTGGAACTCTGTGTCCGTCACTCCGCTAAGAATATTATGATTTTGCAAGTAATTGATCTCCTCTCTGCCTGTTGTGTGATCCAGATCGTCAAAAGCAAAAGCAGATATGGGTGCAGCGAGCAGCAGTGTACTAACCCATCCAAGCAGCCATTTACGATTGAACATCGAATTCACTCCATTCGGTCATAGATGGATAAAGAAGGCTCGAAAATGAAATTATCTATGTATTACCCGAAGCAATCAAATCTGAAAAGAAATCAGATTTTTTTGATTTTTGTGAACGTAGGGTATAAGTTATATAAGAGGGTATTTGATTTAATGCCTGCTGATAAAGGGGATAAACAGCTGTGAACATCCAGGCTGTCCTGTAATTCAGGCACTATAATTAAGGTAACATGAACTGGAGGAGATAATCGATGGAAAACCAAAATCAACGCCTGCTTGTATTTGCAGGTTCTTATGCAGAAGCAGCCAATCCAGGTGTATACGTATATACGTTTAATGAAGAGACTGGCGAATTGACACCAACCGATTCCTTTACCGGACTGCAAAATCCTACATTCTTGAATGTGGATGCCAAAGCCAAACGTCTCTATGCACTCGGCGAGACAGCATCCGAGACAGGTCCCAAAGGCAAGGGTGGCGAAGCTGCTTCTTTTGTAATTCAACCGGAACAGGGCAAGATTGAACTGCTGAATCGTGTGAATACTATCGATGGTCCACCTTGTCATATCCAGCGTTCAGAAGATAGCCGTTATCTGACCATGGTGAGTTATCATGGCGGTATGGTTGGTCTGATCGCTCTGGAACAGGATGGTAGTGTCGGTGAACTGCTGGATGTACATCAGCATGAAGGACACAGCGTTGATCCTCAAAACCAGGATCGTCCGCATCCACACTCTACATTTTTTGATCCAGCGGGCAAATATCTGATTGTACAGGATCTGGGACTCGACCGTGTGCGTACATATGCACTGAAAGCAGATTCGAATAAGCTGGAATTTGCTGTTGATACAGCATCTACACCAGGTGCGGGTCCTCGTCATCTGGTCTTCCATCCGAACGGGCAGTACGCATTTATTATCAATGAACTGAATTCTACGGTTACTTCCTATCAATATGAAGCAGCTACAGGTGCGCTGAATGAAGTACAGACGATCTCCACGCTGCCAGAAGGATATGAAGGTGCCAATGGCTGTGCAGAGATTGCCATTTCGGAAGATGGTAAATATCTGTATGGTTCCAATCGTGGACATGACAGTATCGTACAGTATGAAGTAGATGCTTCTACAGGTGTGCTCACACTGGTACAGCATGTATCTACAGAAGGTGGACATCCAAGACACTTTTCCATTCTGCCAGGCGGTAAATACTTGCTGGCAGCCAATCGCGACGGAAATAACATCGTCGTATTCGGTATCGACCAAACGACAGGCAAGTTGACCTACACAGGCAAAAGTGTCGAAGTATCCAAGCCAGTCTGCATCTGGGGCGCTTATTTCTAATATCCAGTCCTATTCAGATCATTATTCGATATCTATCAAATAACATGGTGGACTTCTGCAGCAGCTATACAGGATACATCAACTTGATTAATGATCACATTGTATATCAATCGGATACAATAACACGGGTAAAACCGGCAAGCGAAGTCATCTATATCATGGGTGGCTTCGCTTTTTTGTATAAACCCTTAACATGACAGAGATCCTATGCGGATTACCCTGGATAATAAAGTGAGAGTTTTTATTCCTAAAAGGAGTACAGATAATCCCTGGTTCATGGAACATATTATCAGAATAGTGCCGTCTGGGATCATCCGCCAACTGGGATAATTATTGTAGCTTGCAGGATACCTGTTTCAATTTGGCTCCTAGAGGTAAAATTACAGTAATACGGTTCACCGGTTATACCGGTATTTCACAGCAAGCCGAATCCGCGAAGGAGATGGAGATTATGACAGAACCGCGCAAAAATGATAAAGTACAGGAACAGGCAGGCAAACGCGATAATCCAGAGCAGTATCCGACAGAGAATGAAAGCCTGTTCGATCGATTTAAATCGGAACAAACTGTAGATTCCCTGCCTATTGAAGATATAAAGCTGGAACAGCAAGAAGAAAAGGACGGAGAGCATATCAAGCGTTCTTCTTCCAGCCAAAATGCTTTTCCGGAAGGCGAATCGGAAGATGATTCGGATATTGTCCGCTAAGCAGGAAACGATTACAATAACGTAAGCGTATATGAATGCGTTGGAACCGTAGTATTACTCGCAGCAATCAACCATGAACAGACGGTTACTTACAAACTGGGTCAGTCAGATGACAGCATCATAAAAAGGAGCAGCTCTGTATTTCATACAGCGGCTGGTCCTTTTTCAAGGTTTGGCAACGTCGGAAAGGTGCGAACAGATGGCATTTGGAATCAATAGAAAACAATTAATACAATGGAAACGCCGCGTAGAAGCCGGAGAGATTGCTTTTTTGACTCATTACTGGCTCGATGAACGTTTTCCCGGCATAAAGACAGTTACCAAAGTAGGATGTGCTGATCTTGGCAAATTGGAGCAATGGTGTATCTCTTATGGTCTTAATCCTGCCTACATTCATTATCGTGAGCAGTATCCGCATTTTGACCTGCTCGGACGTGAACAACTGCGTATACTGAAAGCCGAAGGACTGCAAAATCAAATCGATCAATTTGGATTGGAATAAGCATTTAAAGCAGAGAGCCAAAGGCGTTACCCAAAAGACAGATTCGACAAAATAACAAAAAAATTTTAAAAGTGGTTGAAATCGTTTACAAGCAGATATATAATAGCGTTGTAGAAACGTTTCGACAAAAGGGTGTAAATAACGCTGTAACATACAATCCATTTTAAAAATGTAAAATTATTGAATTATGGCTTTAAAATTCGGTTTTGAGCGATTTTTTATCGAAAAATCAAATGATATCATTGTAATTAAGCAAGGTATCCTGGATTTTCGTTTTTAAAATATGAATAGTTTTCGCTCTTTTATCGAAACGTTTCGATATTTCGCAAAACTACAGAGGTGAGCAGATGGGAGCAACGATCAAAGATGTAGCTGCGTTGGCAGGCGTTGCAGTATCGACTGCATCGTATGCACTAAATGGTATTGGCAGAGTCAGCAGCAAGACCCGTAACAAGGTCATCGAAGCTGCCAAACAACTGAACTATCAAAAAAATGGAATTGCGTCCGATCTGAAACGCTCCAAAACGAACACGATTGCCCTGCTGCTCAGTGACCTGTCAGGTCCATACTATTCCAGCCTGATCAAGGGTGTGCAGGAAGTCAGTCTGAACAATGGCTATGATCTGATTGCCTGCAGTTCGATCGGAGGCGATTCGTCTACAGCCGTCAAATTTATCAAGGAAAAACGTGTAGATGGAGCGATTATC
It encodes the following:
- a CDS encoding S-layer homology domain-containing protein is translated as MFNRKWLLGWVSTLLLAAPISAFAFDDLDHTTGREEINYLQNHNILSGVTDTEFQPDAALTTAQGVAALVKGLNLNIDNMRFIKAPKASDYYTSVDDQAWYSTDMIIAHLNGLQLESDVDASSTMTRGQFATLLWQGVEQVDPDIHESGGSTGALQGQSITIHDANHLSSAEQQILEQVIDSGIASLDEKNNFRPNDPITRAEAAVMLYNALELTGQTEEK
- a CDS encoding PH domain-containing protein, with product MGIFDGWLGNASTVNLSEAQQEYASIMAPGEQVERAYKLVRDMFIFTNKRLILVDKQGITGKKTEYHSIPYKSISHYSVETAGHFDLDAELCIYISSSTVPIKKTFNKSVNIYEVQSVLSYYILG
- a CDS encoding HAD family hydrolase — translated: MMTEQSVKAVIFDLDNTLMDRDYTFRAFSQLLIKDYLGHIQDQEKLRDILGYLRIADADGYREKHGFFEELVERIPWSQKPDVDALYSYYKEHYMKEASLMKYAIEAIESCRARGYKLGMLTNGLYEIQYGKVLHLRLESYFDVILTSGEVGIKKPERRIYEIMLERLGTSGEETVFVGDHPVNDIWGAAQVGMRGIFLRRSFDWDQALGMKPWRTIDELNQLERIWEEV
- a CDS encoding lactonase family protein, yielding MENQNQRLLVFAGSYAEAANPGVYVYTFNEETGELTPTDSFTGLQNPTFLNVDAKAKRLYALGETASETGPKGKGGEAASFVIQPEQGKIELLNRVNTIDGPPCHIQRSEDSRYLTMVSYHGGMVGLIALEQDGSVGELLDVHQHEGHSVDPQNQDRPHPHSTFFDPAGKYLIVQDLGLDRVRTYALKADSNKLEFAVDTASTPGAGPRHLVFHPNGQYAFIINELNSTVTSYQYEAATGALNEVQTISTLPEGYEGANGCAEIAISEDGKYLYGSNRGHDSIVQYEVDASTGVLTLVQHVSTEGGHPRHFSILPGGKYLLAANRDGNNIVVFGIDQTTGKLTYTGKSVEVSKPVCIWGAYF